The DNA segment AATTGCCTGGCCCGCACTCGACATAACTTGCGCTGATTGAATCGCTGTTGGCCGCAATACGAGAGGCCAGCCAGACAAAATGAAAATGAAAAACCACCGGCAACGGCGAATTAATAGCCTCCGGCGATGATACCCAGACCGTGTCGTAGAAATCATGTCCTGGGTCGCCTCCAACTGTCTTCAGGCTGGCCGTAACCTGCAGGGGTGCGGTTCCCGATGACGGCGTCAGCGATAGTATTCTGGTGGAATTTTCAGTCGCGGAAAAAGTCATCGTTCCGCCGCCGGCATTATATACCAGGAAACTACGATCCGGAGCGTTTTGAATGGTGGTGTCGACAATTACCGTTATCAGGGGTGAATCGACCGCCAGGACCGGGAGACCCGAGGCGATCTCCAGGCGCACTGGCGCCTTTCGCGGGCTATTGGACGCGGCCGGGTCGGAAATCGTAATTGTGTCATAATATATCCCATAGGGCAATCCGGTAATATCGACTGCGACCGTCACCGCGCCGGAGCCGGTTCCCGATGTCGGCGAGAGCTGCAGCCAGGAGCCGGCGTTGCTCACTTGCCATTGCAGGGTCCCCTGACCAATGTTGCTTATATTCAGCGTCTGATTAGGGGGATTGGCCGAGTCGGCAATGGCGTTGAAATTGAAATTGGGCGGCGAAAAAGAGATGATGGGAGGAGGTAAGGCAATATGCAACGTCACCGGAACCAGAACCGGATTATTAGTGGCGCCGGTGCAGGACACCGTTATTGTATCGTAATAATCGCCAACGTCCAATCCGGCTGTATTGGCATAAACCTGGATATTCGAAGGCGCCGTCCCGGTGGATGGCGCAAGATTGAGCCACAACGACTTCTTGGTTGCGCTCCACTGAAGAGTTCCTCCCCCCGTGTTGGTAATATGGAGTATTGAGGGATCGGGGCTGCTGCCGCCCAGCAGGGCCGAAAAATTAAATGACGCGGGACTGACACCGATCGTGGGGGGTTCCACCGGGTTGCCAATAATAATCTTTCCCTTTTTCAAAACAGGATAAATTACCTGCTGGAGGGTATCGACCAACCATAATTCGGTATTTCCAAAAATGGTCATGGAATCGATAATCACCTTTTGATCGGGTATTCCGTTGGGAATATTGAAATAGATTTTACAGAACAGCCCGTCTCCCGTGGGGATATATGATTCGAAAAAAACCACGGAGGCAATCAGCACTTGCTGTGAGGCCGACTCAATCGTAACAAATTTGTTATTTATATAATTTACTCGGGATCCCGCAAAGGACACGGAATCGATTGAAATATCGGGACTGCTAAAATGCAGAGGTACTTGCACAACGGACAACATCTCATCATTGAAAAAATTGACATTGACAACTGCTTGGCTTCCCTGATTGACTTTTACCGAATCAATGCGAAGTGTGTCAGGAACACCGGAATCCTGAGCCAGAACACTTCCGACGGAGAGCACGAGCAGAAGGGTCATGAAGGTAATGATCCATTTACCCATAGTGTAACTCCTATTAGATTTTTTATATTCGCCCGAAAAGTATATTGTAAGAAACCTTTTACCTGTTGACAACCCCACTCAGGATTATCATCCATTTCCAGTAGGGAAATAGTTGTAACTATTTATAATAATATATCCCCATAAGGCGATTTCTGTCAAGCTAAAATTGAATAAAAGACTTTCCCGTGAATTATTTACGGGCGGATCGAGCGGCAATTTTTTTGCCCGGGGCAGGGGTTTTGCGATTCTTGGCTTTCTCTATTTCCTCGGCAAAAATCTTCTCAAGAGTATAACTTGATGGGACAAAGTCGAGAAGCGCCTTCTCAAAGAGATCATCGACTGAATCTATAAAGATAAATTTAGTCTTTTTTAATATATCGGCCGGCAGATCCTTAAGATCCTTTTTGTTTTCCCTGGGGATGAATATCTTGGGAACCCCCGCCCTATAGGCGGCTGATATTTTTTCCTTAATGCCGCCCACCGGCAAAACCTTGCCCCGCAGAGTAACTTCGCCGGTCATAGCGATATCAGGACGAATCGGCCGTTCCGACATCACCGATGCAATTACCAGGGAAACCGTCACGCCGGCGGAGGGACCATCCTTGGGTATGGCCCCCGACGGAAAATGGATATGAATATCGAAATTATCAAAATCGTTATGATCAATCCCCAGAATGTCAGCGCGGGCCCGCACATAGCTGTGAGCCGCCTGAATTGATTCTTTCATCACTTCCCCCAGGGAGCCGGTGGTGATAACTTCCCCGTTCCCTTTCATTTTCAGGCCCTCAATAATCATCAAATCGCCGCCGGTTCCGGTCCAGGCCAAACCGGTCGCCACCCCAATTTCCGCCTTCTTTTCCGGCTTTTCGGGAATGTAAAGGGGTGTTCCCAGAAAATTCTCGGCGGTTTTTTCGTTGACCGTCCAGACCCGATGAACATGCGCCGCCTTTTCCCTGGCGACATGGCGGCAGATCCGTTCTATCTGACGCCGAAAATTCAAAAGTCCCGCCTCCATCGTATAACTTCGAATTATTTTTTTCAATCCCTTCTCGGTGAATTTTATATCCCGCTTCAGCAGCGCATGTTTTTTAAGCACGGCCGGAATTATATAGCGATGCGCGATATAAATTTTCTCCCGCTCGATATAACCGGGCAGTTCGATGATTTCGAAACGATGCGCCAGCATCTCCGGAATGCCCTCAATCGATTTGACGGCGCAAATGAAAATGGCGCGACTCAAATCGATGGGGAGGCCGATATAACTATCCAGAAATCGCTTATTCAGGCGCGGATCGATGGCTTCGAGAAGCGACATCGGCAAAGCCGTGTTGGCATCCTCCGCAAAATATTCGATATCTTCAATGAATACCACCGGATCGCAGGTCCCGGCATCGCGAAGGGTTCTGATTACGATACCCGGCACCGCGCCCCAGAAGGTTCGCGCCGATCCCTTGATATCCCCAATATCGACCATACCCCCGACAGAAATCCGTATGAATTTCTTATGCAGGGCCCCGGCGATGGCCCGTGCCAGAGATGCCTTTCCTGTCCCCGGCACCCCGGCCAGGCACAGCACCGAACCTTCATCGATCCCGCCCGACAGTTGCCTGACCGCAATCCGCTCCAGAATCTGTTTCTTTATTTGAGGCGAGCCATAATATTCCTCGGCGATATCCTCTTCAACCTGTTTTATGTTGAATTTTTCCTTGGTGCAGACATTCCATGGAATATGCATCAGCCAATCAAGATACAGCTTGGTCGCGCCGTATTCGGCCGACGCGGTTGTGAGATGACCCAGACGTTCCACTTCGATCAGAGCCCGGTCGCGCACCTCTTCGGGAAGAAGCCGATTCTTTTTAATTTCATTCTTAAGATTAATCGCCTCTTTGTCTTCGATAAATTCGTCACCCAGTTCTCGCTTTATCTCATACAGTTGCTGCCTTAAGAAAGACTTGCGTTGTTCCTCGGCGCTCTTTTCCTCGACCTTCTTCCTGATTTCGAACGATAGAGCCGCTTCGTCCAATTCGTCCTTCAAAAATTTGAGCAGTTTTTGCAGACGCAAGCCGATGCGAAAACTCTGTAAAATCTCCTGCCGGGCAATCAGGGGAAAATCGAATTGAGAGGCGATCTTGTCGGCAAAAGCACCGGGATTGCTGGTTCCATAACGGGCGGCAGTCGCCAGACGATCGGCATACATCGGGTTGACACGAGCAATTTGCTCGATGATGGTAATAATTTCTTTTGTCATGCGGGAGGCTTCGGAAAGCGAGGGTGGCATTTCCGAGATAAAACCGATACGGGCCGTTATATAAGGGGCACTTCTGCGCATCGACAGCAGAGCAATGCGCCGAACCCCCTCCAGAGTGACGAATTTGGAGTCCGAGGGGCCATCCTTTATGGAGATAATTTTGGCCGCGGTTCCGATTTGATAGAGGTCGATTTCCTTGGCGGCTCCGTCACTGGTGGGCGAATATGTGACTCCCACCAGTCGGCCATGACCGGTATTTTCTGAAATCAAATCCAGATTCTCCGGACGCCCTATCTGCAGGGTCACTGTCTCGCCGGGAAAGAGAATCAGGGTTCGGGCCGGAATAATGGGCAATAGCGGCTCATCGTCGGCCGCCATAAGCGGAATATGCGATCCGGTCTTGATAATCATACTCTTATCCCTTTCCTATCGTATCGGTTTAATTTATATATACTTAAACCGATCTACAAGTCAATGTCACCGGCCCTTTTTAATATCTAAAACCGCACATCCCGATATGGCGTTCCGCCGCAGAAATCAACTTACCAAACGAGGGGCCAATTCCCCGGCTATTCGCTGTAACTCATAGTCCGGGTGAGTCTTAAGATTTTCAAGGTTAAGCGTTATTTTCGACGGCTCCAGATCCAGGCGATAGTACCCGAGACGGTTATTCTCGAAAATCGTCCAGGGACACCCGCCATCCCGGTTAATCTCCTGCTTAAGCCGATAGAGATACCGGGCCTGGTTGAATCCGGCCTCGATTTCGTCCTTATATATCCAGCCCTCATGGCTGATTAGACGGGCGTGCGCCAATTTGACCAGATACTTGAAAGACTTCCCCGTCAGGCGAACCGGGAAGCCGTCGATTTTTATCAGATACCGCTCCCCTTCGTAGCATCCGTCGAGATCGAGCGACGACGGATGCGCCCCGAAGACCGGCAGGGCGGTCCCAGCCGGAGCGCTCTGGTGCGGCCGCAGTTGCGCCCGGTTAATGGTTGACATGAATCGTCCCATATTATCCTCCTCTTGCAGGGTTTTTATTTCATCGAGAAAATGGTTCAATTTTGCCTCCGGCTGTATCAGAGCCGATAGTTTTTCCCGGGGCATAGAAATAATCTCCCCGGGGAATTTCAGATTATTTTCCCGCAGGATACGATAGTCGTTCCGATTGAGAGTATTTCCGGCGAGGGAGTGCAGAAAGCGCATCTCGGACGGAACGCCGAACTGCACGGCAAAAGAGTAATCGTCGAGTTCCCGGGGCAACACCGAGCCGGCGTCACCGGCGCGGACAATCTTTCCCGCCGCCGCCAGAAGCCAGGCGGCGTTTTCCGCCAGATGCACAATCTGGCCATGATGCAGTTGATATCGCTGTTCCAGTTCTTCTACCCCTCTACCCTCGGCCCACTCGGAAAGGAGAACAACCGCCTTCAATACGGCGGCCGTACGAAAATCGACCGGCTCGCGGCCGATTCTTGCATCGCAATAAAGATTGGCCTCTCCCAGGAATTCCGAAAATTCCTGGAGAAACAACCTCTCATATTGACGTCCCCGATATTCGGAGGCCGTAAGAGAGGCCAGCGCCGTATTGAAATCACCGCCGGCCAGCGTCGCTGTCAGCCAACCGATAAGATTCCGCGGCATGCCGTTATTAAGGCGGATCTTAAGACGGGAATAACTCTCGCTGGAAAGACCGCTTTGCGCCACCGCTTCACCCGCCGGTCCGGGGGTAATTTCACCGTGCAGAAGATTGCTTTTCCGCAATGATGCCACAGCCCGGTCCAGCGCTTCCGGGTCAATCGCTTTGACCCGATACCCGAAAGTACCACCTAACGCTTTCTGGAGCGTTTCCCGATCGGCCGCAATACCGCTGACCGCAAAATCCAGAATGATATCTTCAAGTCTATAGTTGCCGAGAGCCGAAACAACCGGGCCGCTGCGGCGGGTTTCGATATAACTCGACCAGAGCACCTCATGCTCGAATTCCGAGCCCGCCAGAATAATGGCCCGCCCCGGGCAATCCCGATCGCTCAGGCCGAATCGTCCCGCCCGACCGGTGATATTTTGAAATTCCGACGGGGTAATCGGGACCAGCGACGGTTTACCTCCGAAATTCCCCGATACATATTTCATCGTCTCCAGAAGGACCATCTCCGCCGGAAGATTAACCCCCATCGCCAAAGTCGTGGTCGAGAAGATCACTTTTATCTCCCCGCGCATATATCCCTGCTCGACGGCCCGGCGCTGCGACGGGGTCAAATCGGCGTTATGAAACGCCACCCCGCGCGACAGGACCTGCCGGAGAGAGCGGATCAGAAAACTCTTTTCCTCATATTCCAGCTGGCCCAAGGTCACTCCGGCTTCGCTCCAATCGACCGCGGCCGCCAGCCGGAACGCCGCCGCGATGGTGTCGCGGCGCGATTTGAGAAAAATCAGCTTGCGGGCGCTATCATTTTTGAGAAACTCTATCAGACTTTCGGTCAGATCCCTATTATTGCCGTACAATTCGAAATTCTCTCTTCCCTCGATGCCGCTATTGAAACTCCGAAAATGAAAACAACCCTCGGAAACAATACCCTGCATCAGATCGACCGGACGCACCGTTTCCCGAATGATTCGGCAGGAGAGCCATCGCGCCAGATCATCGGCCTCGTCGATTACCGCCGAAAGGGCGATTAAACGCGGGCCATAGTTGGAAGTAATAATC comes from the Candidatus Zixiibacteriota bacterium genome and includes:
- a CDS encoding exported hypothetical protein (Evidence 5 : Unknown function), producing the protein MGKWIITFMTLLLVLSVGSVLAQDSGVPDTLRIDSVKVNQGSQAVVNVNFFNDEMLSVVQVPLHFSSPDISIDSVSFAGSRVNYINNKFVTIESASQQVLIASVVFFESYIPTGDGLFCKIYFNIPNGIPDQKVIIDSMTIFGNTELWLVDTLQQVIYPVLKKGKIIIGNPVEPPTIGVSPASFNFSALLGGSSPDPSILHITNTGGGTLQWSATKKSLWLNLAPSTGTAPSNIQVYANTAGLDVGDYYDTITVSCTGATNNPVLVPVTLHIALPPPIISFSPPNFNFNAIADSANPPNQTLNISNIGQGTLQWQVSNAGSWLQLSPTSGTGSGAVTVAVDITGLPYGIYYDTITISDPAASNSPRKAPVRLEIASGLPVLAVDSPLITVIVDTTIQNAPDRSFLVYNAGGGTMTFSATENSTRILSLTPSSGTAPLQVTASLKTVGGDPGHDFYDTVWVSSPEAINSPLPVVFHFHFVWLASRIAANSDSISASYVECGPGNYPLPPPTSLLLYADGGDPLTFQVAHNAPWLRVTPNSGASPLTLRLQFNSKGYSPGTYFDTIVVSSEIAINNPLKVPVKMIVLQTSQTPLIYTDAPDTIKMTAQVDRKGRYSYISVNNANPGCMNWSLNEDIPWVTPEMDTTFGTTYPWAIGFIPDATGLTMGHYVGTASILSDDASNSPYPLNFALDVWRFHGDANNDGIINILDIVYIVKYLYKGGAAPIPEKAVGDCNCDFAVNLLDIAVIVDYLYKDLNPICGNPI
- a CDS encoding ATP-dependent protease La yields the protein MIIKTGSHIPLMAADDEPLLPIIPARTLILFPGETVTLQIGRPENLDLISENTGHGRLVGVTYSPTSDGAAKEIDLYQIGTAAKIISIKDGPSDSKFVTLEGVRRIALLSMRRSAPYITARIGFISEMPPSLSEASRMTKEIITIIEQIARVNPMYADRLATAARYGTSNPGAFADKIASQFDFPLIARQEILQSFRIGLRLQKLLKFLKDELDEAALSFEIRKKVEEKSAEEQRKSFLRQQLYEIKRELGDEFIEDKEAINLKNEIKKNRLLPEEVRDRALIEVERLGHLTTASAEYGATKLYLDWLMHIPWNVCTKEKFNIKQVEEDIAEEYYGSPQIKKQILERIAVRQLSGGIDEGSVLCLAGVPGTGKASLARAIAGALHKKFIRISVGGMVDIGDIKGSARTFWGAVPGIVIRTLRDAGTCDPVVFIEDIEYFAEDANTALPMSLLEAIDPRLNKRFLDSYIGLPIDLSRAIFICAVKSIEGIPEMLAHRFEIIELPGYIEREKIYIAHRYIIPAVLKKHALLKRDIKFTEKGLKKIIRSYTMEAGLLNFRRQIERICRHVAREKAAHVHRVWTVNEKTAENFLGTPLYIPEKPEKKAEIGVATGLAWTGTGGDLMIIEGLKMKGNGEVITTGSLGEVMKESIQAAHSYVRARADILGIDHNDFDNFDIHIHFPSGAIPKDGPSAGVTVSLVIASVMSERPIRPDIAMTGEVTLRGKVLPVGGIKEKISAAYRAGVPKIFIPRENKKDLKDLPADILKKTKFIFIDSVDDLFEKALLDFVPSSYTLEKIFAEEIEKAKNRKTPAPGKKIAARSARK
- a CDS encoding putative Helicase (Evidence 3 : Putative function from multiple computational evidences), which produces MRLKELAKYDIPEMILDAWKNRQGEYLLPLQEKAIRAGLLPHDRYGMAENLLISAPTSAGKSFCGEMAAMATLLKRKKAVMLLPLKSIAEEKYEHFRTCYKNIGIRIIIVTGDHPENDIDFELGNFDLALVIYEKFNRLLTVNVDVLQQIGLVVIDEFQMVGDPERGPELEMALTKIITSNYGPRLIALSAVIDEADDLARWLSCRIIRETVRPVDLMQGIVSEGCFHFRSFNSGIEGRENFELYGNNRDLTESLIEFLKNDSARKLIFLKSRRDTIAAAFRLAAAVDWSEAGVTLGQLEYEEKSFLIRSLRQVLSRGVAFHNADLTPSQRRAVEQGYMRGEIKVIFSTTTLAMGVNLPAEMVLLETMKYVSGNFGGKPSLVPITPSEFQNITGRAGRFGLSDRDCPGRAIILAGSEFEHEVLWSSYIETRRSGPVVSALGNYRLEDIILDFAVSGIAADRETLQKALGGTFGYRVKAIDPEALDRAVASLRKSNLLHGEITPGPAGEAVAQSGLSSESYSRLKIRLNNGMPRNLIGWLTATLAGGDFNTALASLTASEYRGRQYERLFLQEFSEFLGEANLYCDARIGREPVDFRTAAVLKAVVLLSEWAEGRGVEELEQRYQLHHGQIVHLAENAAWLLAAAGKIVRAGDAGSVLPRELDDYSFAVQFGVPSEMRFLHSLAGNTLNRNDYRILRENNLKFPGEIISMPREKLSALIQPEAKLNHFLDEIKTLQEEDNMGRFMSTINRAQLRPHQSAPAGTALPVFGAHPSSLDLDGCYEGERYLIKIDGFPVRLTGKSFKYLVKLAHARLISHEGWIYKDEIEAGFNQARYLYRLKQEINRDGGCPWTIFENNRLGYYRLDLEPSKITLNLENLKTHPDYELQRIAGELAPRLVS